The sequence below is a genomic window from Nicotiana tomentosiformis chromosome 6, ASM39032v3, whole genome shotgun sequence.
CTTAATATCAGAggcacaagagagatagtacaatatccatattctataacgactctacgataaagccagtgaGAAGAttaccaacctcataagaagtcagcatgaagctctcaccggattgtgtatgcaccagaggtgcaagtattataatagagcttcaagttatggatgtgaattatacctatgttaaAGCAAGGtaatgaaagagatagaagacatgatgcgagattttaaggtaagtaaggtaaaggtgaacaacgtatgagatattcaaatgcagaaggttgcgaataatccatactacaggtagaaggctagaagcactgggattcaatatccaggaatggtagcggcttcgtcagtggcatatctccCAACCTATGATTTCTAAGTACCGAaagatctagtcaagagagcaaagaagagttagagatgatgtgatgtctcgcttgatgttccataaTAACACAACAAAATCTATggtacaagcaagttgaaggaaggttgcgagtagtatagatagatatgtataggtcgcaagctaaagtatagtaaaacaACGAAgttttatgacaggagtaaggaGGAAAAAGGGGGAGTAAGAAGgtaacgagaatggataagtcctcgaaattaagcccataaaaacaagagagctaatagtttctctaagttatagaaagttcagcaTAGCCTGAATGGACTCAAAGgaatctaagactaatagcatctagagtagaatgagggtgtgactgtgatagataaaggatgacgtttgggccttcaatGGAGTAATGACTTAaaggggatttcatgaattgtacgggattaaaatacccatgtaaggtgagtcatattaggatgctataaaatacggttagtATCacccctagcggcagtgttacataagagatcaagttatcagtggtagatgatagatcaacattaaggtgaatcaacagtgAATGGACAaaagtatgaggtgagattaggtcgtcattcttaagatgaacaagtgatgagaaagcattaaaggacttagatttatacatatgggataagtaacGAAAGTAACTTGGAGTTCGGTAgaagacctcagtaacgataaatcgaagtaagaattatggtatagtatgacccacctagatgcagtaaagtcatacgaatggataaacagatctatgaaataaggtatagcaatattcataagttcaacaaagtatcgagcgaagaacttcagtatacctatagatgcccagagagacattttttcaagctctgtatatgtgtACAAAGTGACGCctggagattggctaaaagctggaggaaaaaggagagaggtgtcacataggcgcacttacaaggtcagtatcgtacatgctgcatgatagaaggtagcaacaattacgagattggaaggattccggtCACAAGCCATGGTGtgggaaagaggcctaaaggggggaatgccctggcctttgaatttattcGCAGAATAGTtacctaaatggcaagaagagtattaaagtattcgcaagagctatgggttatgagaatgataagtgcatcagtcaacattcgagaacgaatgttccaaagggggaaatgatgttacaccccatgttttcgtacgtgaaagcacgccataagtaaattgatgaaagctcggaaatgagatattacatcccgcattttcatacgttaaagtttcgtcgtaggttaatcgacataagctcaggaatgagattattttgaggttataagtattacgctatttcaaacaagtgataagctaattcatgaaggtgaaagggtaagcgaatcaaagaaaatgagttccaTCGAagtttgtcgatttgggataaaatacgggccgagcgataatacccgatatttatggactagtaccatacaaggtaccatatggttatgatagtaaggtgtataaagtgtattaaaagtaagtagtattttatgtaatttgagataattcttaattatgtgaataatcaggtaattattaattttagtgaGAGATTAATAATTAGTGAATACTTAATTAGGATCTTGGATTGTATAAGCCTAAGAGGCAAAAACGTTCCAGCAAGCCATTTTCCaaacaaatgactcttagtcatttgtGATTAGGTGGCAAAGTAATTACATAACACTTCGTTCTTAACATTTTCAATACCAAGACACTACATCAGATGCTAAActcatttctaacattttgaaTACCAAAGACCCTACCATCATATGCTAAACTCATTTCTAATATTTTGAATACCAAAGACCCTACCATCAGATGCTAAACTCATTTCTAATATTTTGAGTACAAAGACTCAACAATCGGATGCTAGCAAAAATACTACAACGTGACTTCTTGCAACCAAACGATTCCAACGAGatttagcaacgtaaaattttgcggttctaaaggagtaccgtgcgacctttttcaagaatatcatacgaatttttcctattccaggtatgttaaggctatcccttatttctttttggcatgacccaaatgatactgaaagaaacgagcaaacgcacagttttcataaacgactctattcatagaaatattaggggtgtctatattcttgattccccatgtgaattattattataccttctgttcatgggtctcagaaaaatacgtatttgataaaatttatccgacagacatattatttgtatgacattccgagaaaattttattaacgtatttcttaaggcatattatttttatgacattccgagaaaatattattaacgtatttcttatgtatttatacatatacattgacccatgaccagatggcgttatatacacgtatataacgtatattatatgtatatgaggtatgaaaaaaggttacgacgttatatacgcaacACCACCTGATCATCTGATATACATTGAAGATTtttccacagtggccgaaatgatatgatgggatgccctcagaggcttgatgatattatgaacacatatacctatgcatggtatgacatttatacgcatatgcatgacattataaagatgaaatgattcacagagctatgcagaagtacatgtcgagtcttttactccatgtttctctcatgtctattatttactgattttcattccttacatactctgtacattatttgtactgacatccattttgcctggggacgctgcgtttcatgcccgcaagtctcgatagacaggtcgagagtcctccaagtaggcgatcagctcagcagaagatatcggtgcactccatttgcttcggagttgcttgtttggtcagtataatttagatgtgtatggtttggtatggcggggctctgtctcgacctttataacatttatgtactcttagaggcttgtagacatatgtcgtgtacgtgaaagattgtacggccttgtcggcctatgttttgagtttataaatgatcatgttggcctattaggcccgtatgtcacgtgtatatgatgatgtaataagaaagatacgttacgttggtactcggttgagtaaggtaccggatgcccgtcgcggcccatcggtttgggtcgtgacacattggCTAGCGCCGCTCGCCGGCAGCGGAAGCTATTTGGTTTTCTCCCAAGACCGgagaagctctgataccaatgtgatcaaaatatattttcttataaATCTATGAATCCTCTCTACAATTCTCTATTCCTCCTCCACTCTTTTTCACACATAAAATAAGCTAGTAATACCCCTATTTATAATAGTACGAAACCTATTTTAACTAGAAACAGGAAAACTTATTCCTATATAATTATGACTACAAATCCTAACtagacatgaattaaataaactaGCAAATATTAAATCCTAAACAAATAAGGTTTCCCACTATAACTTCGAATTAGTTTTCCAACAAATGAGATGCCTTTGCAACAATTGCTAAGTCCATAAGGGAGAAGATGCGGCTGTGTCAAATTTGATTTTTGCATATTTTCCGTGAAGGAAATGCGTTGGCAGATCATCTTGCTAATAGAGCTTTTGCGATTGAAGGGGCATTGAGTATTCACTCATTCTGTGAGCTTATATTAAAGTGAATAGCAACACATAATTTAGACAAGAGTCAGTGTCTATCTTTGTGAATTAAGCCTGTGAAATCGAGAAGATGAAGATCATGTTGGTAACTATACTGGAGTTAGCAATGGCATTGGTCTTCCGACGCTCTTTGGTGCTATAGATGGTGGTGCAGTTAGCATTAATTCCAGATGTTGGAGGACAGGTTTGTTGGTCACGGTTCAGTTCGTGGAAATTTATGGTACCCGCACAACAAGATAAACGTGAGCAATTGGTATGGAATGAGGCGGCCGAGAATCAACATTACTTTCCCTTCTGTAATGTTTTGCGAGTCTCAATTCTTCATAGATGCTAGATTGTCAATTTGTACTATCAACTTAGTGCATTCCATAAGATTCAAATTGATATCAGTATTTCTTATCtttgttagtttttattttttatatgatgTAAGGGGCGATTTTGATTTTATTCATAAAATTAGCCACTACATACCTTGTCCGgtggtattttttttttaaaaaagaagctCTACTATACCTATATATGATCGAATGATAAAACATACCAGACAATTCTAATTCGGTCCCAAATACATAAGCAGAATAAAAGTAGTATAGCTAAGAAAAATTTCCATTGCATAATAACAGTGTGACACCAATAAAAAAAACTAATGTAAGATCTAATTTAGTACCTAATATCACCACGTAGCAcatcataattttttttattaatttaagtGGTTCAAAAActtatttacttttattttaagTCATGACATATTGATATTATGCAAGATGAGTTGTTATAACGTGGCTAAACTTACAGTGACAATTTTATCATGCGGCAGCCCAATAACAACAGCAAACAACAACCCACtaataatcccactagtggaatCTGGGAAGGATagaatgtacgcagaccttacctctaccccagAAGGATAGAAAGgttattttcgaaagaccctcggctcagataCAGTGGCAGCCCAATAACATTttgcaataatttttattattacgATATATATGTTTATTAATTGAGTTATCTTTTCATTACAAAAGTTACTCGTATGACTTTAGTGCAACAAACTGAAAGTTGGGTACCCATCCATAAATTTATCTCACTATACGTAGACAAACTGAAATTCTTACCGTATAAGTGGACAAAATAAATTTCCCCCCTAAATTGGTAGAAATACAAATTCTACCTAGAGAGATTTTTGCTTGAAAAGATAGGatggaaagaaaaataaaaggatatGATGAAAAGGagtaaaagaaaaatgaaatttaaAGGCTGTAGCAAGAGAGCTACTTTGGGTGGTTCTTAGCTATTATTGGTGTGGCCTCCCGACTTTTGAATTCTATCATTAGCAACAGAAGCCTGCATTTGGCACAAAATGAACCATCATCAGTCTCATCTATATTACTGTAACCTGTTGCAATTCCCCTATTTGTACcataattaagaaaaatattcttCTACTATGTggttttatttaatttaatagtTATATTCACTATCTTTTTGGGGTGATCACAAAATTATAGAAAGCAAACAGGAAAGGGGAATAACTCTACTATTAAGATAAAAAGAATATACTGTCCTAGAATATTATGCTGATCACCGAAAAATGAAATATacaaataaataaagaaagaaagaaaatatcagtTACCTCATTTTCCCAATCAGTTTTTGCTATCATCCAAATTAGGACACAGGTTTGGGAAGTAGTTCCTACCAGCATTCCATACCACATGCCCTGACAAATATAGTCAACAACAAAATCCCTTCAAAATGAGAAATCTTAAACAAAATACTACTACAACTACAAATACTCCTCTTTTCAATATCATATGCTAGATCTGTTTGGGTCCAGTGTAAACGAAATACTAATAAATACAAGTAGTACTCTATCGTTTGTTCTTCTTTTCCTAAAGTAAAAAATAAGATGAGAAGGGATTAGCACCTGAATGCCCAATTTGAAGAGGAAGGTAAGCAAAAGACCCAAAGGGATACCAAAGAAATAGTAGCACACTATGTTAACATAGGCCACATGTTCTTGCCAACCTACTCCAATAGCCACCCCTGTTGTCACACATTCATCCTCATATTAGTATCGATGCACGTTTGAGAAAACTGAAATAATGGTAACAATAACAAACAAGACTCgattataaaatataattattcacTTTACACTGGAAGATTAATGTCATCCTCTACAAATCAAACAGATGCAAGACAAGAATATGGAATGTTGCTAGGTTATATATTCACTTACGTGATTGCCTTAGCGACGGGCAAATTTTGGTTAATATTTTATTGTGTGTATCCATGATACTCGATCACAACTGATAGTGTCTTAGTGCTAGATTCATAATTATCTCTGACATTTTTGCCGgaggaaataaaaataaataaaataactttaACCTCCGTCTTCTCCCATTATATTTTCTTCCTTTCCCTGGTTTCCAAAGGATACTGTGTATATTAACCCATTTTATATATGCTACAAGTGCAAATCAGTGTATGATAGGTCTAAACATCACATTCCTACTCCAGTTGACTGAAACAATAATTGGCATTGGTTATCTTGTTTCAACCTTATAATTCGTAACAAATAATGGGAAATTACCAGAGAGCGTAGGTTGGAGACTGTTAACGAAAAGAGTGGCTCCTAATATAGGAGTAAGATCATACACAGCCTGCTGGACTAGTGCATTATTGGTAAACAAAGCTGGATAATGGTTTCGAGCAGCGAAAAGTAGGACTGTAAGAAAGGCACCAATTGCAAGTGAAGTGATTGAGACCACTAGCACTGAGAATTTTGCTCTTCTTGGACGCCCTGCTCCTAGTTCATTTGATACCCTGACGCTGCAACAATAAAAAATGTTTTTTAATCATAACTTTAAACTGTTATTAGACTGAAACAAAAAGGAAATACAAACCTTATAGCTGCATTGAATCCAATACACAACATGAATGTCCAGCCAACTATGTTTGTACTGCAAATTCAGTTTTAGTTCATGTGATGCAGGTCAAATCAATGAGAAGGTGAGGACAATTTCTAAAACTGCATTATAGGATCCGAGTGAACTGACCATATGGAAGTTGCATCCACTGCGATATCTGCATTCTTTAAGTATCCAGCAGAGAGAATGAGCGACATAAAGTACCAATATTCTAAGCTGCAAAGATAGTAAAGAAGACATCTCAAAGTTTAAGTACTCACATCAAACAAGTGAAAACAGAACAATAATTTGTGAAATCCTCTTACTATTTATTTCATGTTCACTGCCAAAGGAATAGTAAGTTTGGAGTATAACTTTGTTTTTTGATAACCGTGGTATTCGTACCAGCTTGTACGCATCTCGACTAATTTCATGGGATACCTACTACCTCCCACCAGTCTGGACCAGCTTGCGCGATAATTCCATGGGGTACCTACTACCCCCACAAATACAGGTACCGGATAACTGTATCCACCAAAGCTTGAAAGAtaagaagaaatcacctagtatgtTTGCCTCGGCTAGGAATTTGAATATGAGACCTCAATAATTCTTAACCCTCATTTTGACCACTAAGCCACACCCTcgatgcaaaatatttttatgagatttcttttACGTTTGCTTCTCGTGTAAACTTGAAAATCAGACAGCACACAAAGGGTGAAGCAACAAGTTGTTCTTGTTTTACCGGTGGGTAGGGGAGAATGAGGTCAATCTATTCAGCATGATTTATTTCCCAACGAAAAATTCAGCCAGACTTTTGCCTCTTTGCTGGATTTCTTTTTCATTTCCACATTCCCAAATCCAAAAACTCTTCTACTCGTTCTTCGTTCTCCTTATTCCCTACTCTTCCCCACTAATATGCAACAAAATTAAATATGGTTCTGCGTAACTCTCACGTAGATAATAGATTGAACACCTATTGATGCAAATTAGCCTGTTCTTCAATTCTTTGCTTGAAATCTTGAATTTGTAACGTGGAAAGGCAATTAAAGCTAACTTCATAATGAGTTATCATTGTAGTTAATAGTGGATGAGTCTGGGTATAACCTATGATATGGGAACTGGGATtttggatatccaaagctaaatTGGTTCGGTATGATAAAATTGAATGGATTATGCAATGGTTGCGATGATTTTCTCACTTTAATACTCGTTTAGCTCCAAAATGAGAGAAGGCTCGTAATATGACTATTATATTAATATACCACTTCACTTTCGAGACCATTTCTAGAAGTTTTTCAAAGTAAAAGGTTGTGCCAAATGGTAGGTATACTTTGATAGAGCCATTTCTAGAAACAACTACTACCTGTTTAGTTCAAAGaaattatcttcagaaaataaataaataaataaaacaggACTGAATTGATGAATAGAAACTTACCAAATCATTATACCAGATGCAAGGGATAATCTAACAAATTCCCAGAGATGATGAAAAGCCTTCCAAGAAAATCCAGACCAAGCTTCACCACAACTCCCCAAAAAAATATACACAAGTTTCCCGATGACCATGAACCACCACGAGCCGTTGAGAACCGCCGCGGCGGCCGGCAAACCCCAGCCTAGCTTCAGCATCAAAAGCCAAGTAAAAAAAGTATGCAAAGCAAATGAAACCCCAGCTATAACAGCCATGACCATCATCTTGCTCTGAGCTTGCAAAAACTTCATAATTGGGAATTCCAAAGCAAATGAAAACACTTGTGGTATCATCCACAACGCGAATTTCCCCGCCCACCTTGAGATGTTTTCGGGCTGACCGATTAACATTAGAATTTGGGTGGCGAATATGTTGATAAGAGTCAATAGTATTGCTGCAGTATTGAGGATTATCCATGACCTTTGCATGTAAATCCCTAACATATTTAGCTCTTTTGCTCCATATGCTTGCCCACATAACGTCTCCAATGCGCTTCCCATTCCCAACTGTTAAAAATGGATTACAACCACAATATCCAAATTATTTTCTTGAGgataaaattaataaagccaaataataTAGATTTATTTACCAGTACGCCCTCTGCGATTCCCATAATAACCGAGTTCTCAACGGAGACAGCAGCAAGTTGAATGGTTCCAACATGGCCAGCAAAGAGTTGAGTGACAGCGCCCAAAGAGTACTGGCAAAGGGAGGTGAATATCGCGGGTCCGGCGAGGTACCACAGTTTCTTGGACTCATAGTTGAACTCCTGGAAAAAGTTTCTGATACCATTAATGGGGAGGATGTCATCTTCATCAGATGGCCATTTTGGAAGTTTTGAGAGGAGAAGTGGTACCTTTGTTTCCTCCTCCATCCTGGTTTTGTGAACTTGACTAAACATGGTTTAGACAGAGGCTATAAAAGGGATGCATGTGGGGTACTTTTATTTAGAGAGaacaagacaagggtttggagaAGAACAAAAGACATATGGTTTAAATGGGTAAAAGTACATTATTAGCTGCATCTCATCCAGAAAGTGAACTCCACCTAACCCCTTAATCAGTTGTTACGGTATTGGTCAAAATATAACCTTactttcaaaaatgatctaagaataccccttattatattattgggttatttatacccctgcagtcatactttgggttaaATATACCCATCATTTAAAtagagggacacgtgtcatcgtcttgttggccaattctaaatatctcataattaattaaaaatattcattgcccatacccgaaaagcaatttttttttttgtaaaaattagaaaaaactaattttttttttactaaaaactgaaaaaaatgaaaatattttttttcccagtttttacaaaaaacctgctttaaaaaaactgaaaaatattttctaaaacaatatttttgtaaaaaccgaaaaaaaaactgaaatacaattttctaaagcaattaaaaacgaGAAATAACTGAAATTTagttactaaaaactgaaaaatatcgaaaatatttttttctagtttttagaaaaatatcgatttaaaaaaatgaaaaataatttctaaagcaatttgttttgtaaaaactaaaaaacaaaaattgaaaagtaattttctaaagcaatatttttgtaaaaattgaaaaaataaatattttcttttttttcagtttttagttttaaaaaattcagttttttccagtttttacaaaaacattattttagaaaatattttttagttatttttaaagcagattttttgtaaaaactggaaaaaaaaatattttcgttttttcaattttttccagtttttacaaaaaaaaaattgctttagaaaattacttttcgggtatgggtatttttaattaattatgagatatttagaattgaccaacaggacgatgacacatTTCACTCcttttaaatgaggggtatatttgaacccaaagtatgactgtaggggtatagataacccaatagtataacgaggggtattcttagaccatatTTGGACCTTCTCGTAGTTATTATAACAATTTTCTAAAAGCTTTCTTACTCCTTTTCCTTTTCGTCCAGTTTGAAATTTGTGAATTCATCCAAATCTTTCCCaaataataaaacaaaaattACTTGTACAGTGATAAAGAAATATGTATACAATTAAAATCGAGCctacccgattttactatttgaccaagaccgggaggttgcatcgaaggatggcctcgtaacggaacaggctaaatcacgaggataaggtaccgagttcagaatcgaggtgCCTATCGAGAttgaggctagtagcgatcgaagccaaatgagacagacatcgagcaagatcgaagttagcacaataacagaaagacGAGATATCCGTAACtgatcgaggatcatggcgtaaatctcggaacggatcaaattagaaatagttaattagctaatcatggaatttccttctgtaattagaattataacATAAGTAAAATTTctctactatttaaaggggggtactaatcatttgtaacacacattgttcaaagatatcaaagcaatataattttttttgtcatttatactattgttcatcagcttgttatattttgattgttcttacataaaccagttcgagggtatccaaactcgagggctgagttccattctaatactagtttgctttactttatagttcatttctgttattaatcttcatatttatcaattggtattaagtgaaattcGTGCCCTTAGAactacattataagtttaattcttattcaattttaagggtaaacagttggcgtccaccgtgggaccaataataatagtgtttgcttaatactgattccgataacacacactgctttacacgtGTTatcgtaagaatctttgtttccaggataaacatgtcaaactcacaagtagcgcatacacatggtgacaacgacctcggatttcacgggtaaaatgacaatatagccgcccAGGGATCGAGGCGCCTCAGGCTaacctcgagggagcaccaattgcaaatcccgtcgatgtcagttcacatgtcgccctaaatgcaaatttgggcgttgatcccgaAGATAGCGTACGCAGGGAAGTTCAATCAGGTGGTCAAGGTAcgcagggcggagaagatggtggagttagcctccaattgatattcgaaatgttacaggctcaacaagccgctatatcacaactacaaaatcagcaccgaacaccgagtaggatcgaaccagaagtcgtccaTAGGACCGAGCCTATGCCGGAAAGGTCGAACGCCAATGAATTGGGGACTGgccccgccattatgaaaatattcgaggagctcactaaacggattgaatcgggagaaaagaaaatcgaggcaaatgacaagaaagtagagacatacaactcccggaTTGACAAAATACCGGGGGCACCGTCGATTCTAaaaggtatggattcaaagaaatccGTACAGAAGCCATTTCCCTCCAAGTGCGACtccgaaacccattccgaagaaattccgaatgccagaaattcctaagtacaatgggaccaccgaccctaatgagcatgtcacttcttatacatgcgcaataaaagagaatgacttggaagacaatgagattgaatctgttctattgaataaatttggagaaaccttgtcgaaaggagcaataAAGGCcgcgactaggaagtcggacctcttcaaggtgaaacaaaaagacaacgaaataTTAAGGGAActcgtatctcggttccagatggaacgcatggaactaccaccggtcacagacgattgggttgttcaagccttTACTTAAGGTTTGAATAAATGAAGTTCGGTGGCACcacgacagctaaagcagaatttaataaTATCCAGcagtaacctgggccgatgtacataatcggtatcagtcaaagatcagggtcgaggatgattaattggggaccccttccggtttcgtttatccaaacaggcccatcggcagaactcaaagggatatcgacagagaaccccggtcgaacagagatcggtacCAACCATACAACGCAGATCTTAGGAACAGCGACCCATGacgcaatcccatccgaaattatcaaaggaacgatcgaggacaaAGCTCttgagggctcatgagcaaaaatggcttcgataaacatgctgatcccacagaagcaccacgattatcagaatacaacttcagcatcgacgaatcaggtattgtgtcagccattgggagaatcaaagatactagatggcccagacccctacaaactgATCCACcccaaagaaaccccaatcaaatatgcaaataccatggtacacatggtcatagaaccgaagactgcagacaactaagggaggaggtggcccgtatattcaacgagggtcaccttcgagaattcttaagcgaccgAGCTAAGAACCATTTCAGAGACAGGGATGCAAACAAGAAAAGAGAgtaggaagaaccacaacacgtgattcacatatcattggtggggtcgatattccacaaagggcccgtgttcaaacgcactaaagtatcaatcaccagggaaaaTCGAACTCGAGAGtatgtgccagaaggcactttatcattcaatgatgaggaagtagaagggatctcacaaccccacaatgatgctttggtaatctctatccttatgaataaaattcaggttaaacgtgttttaattgattcaggaagcttggccaatattattcgatcgagggtcgtggagcagctcagcctacaagatcagatcgtacccgcaactcggaTTCCCAATGGCTTCAAtatggcgagtgaaacaactaaaggtgaaattaTCCTACCAATAAATGTAGCCgaaactattcaagaaacaaagttccatgtgatcgagggcgatatgagatacaatgcactgctcggaagaccctgtattcacaacatgagggcggtcccctcaacccttcaccaaagctgaagttcccaacaccggatggagtaaaaatggtGTATGGAGAACAACATGCTGGCAAAGAGATCTTTGCGGTCGACGAAGTAATACCGGTATCGA
It includes:
- the LOC104101765 gene encoding protein DETOXIFICATION 29-like — protein: MFSQVHKTRMEEETKVPLLLSKLPKWPSDEDDILPINGIRNFFQEFNYESKKLWYLAGPAIFTSLCQYSLGAVTQLFAGHVGTIQLAAVSVENSVIMGIAEGVLLGMGSALETLCGQAYGAKELNMLGIYMQRSWIILNTAAILLTLINIFATQILMLIGQPENISRWAGKFALWMIPQVFSFALEFPIMKFLQAQSKMMVMAVIAGVSFALHTFFTWLLMLKLGWGLPAAAAVLNGSWWFMVIGKLVYIFLGSCGEAWSGFSWKAFHHLWEFVRLSLASGIMICLEYWYFMSLILSAGYLKNADIAVDATSICTNIVGWTFMLCIGFNAAISVRVSNELGAGRPRRAKFSVLVVSITSLAIGAFLTVLLFAARNHYPALFTNNALVQQAVYDLTPILGATLFVNSLQPTLSGVAIGVGWQEHVAYVNIVCYYFFGIPLGLLLTFLFKLGIQGMWYGMLVGTTSQTCVLIWMIAKTDWENEASVANDRIQKSGGHTNNS